A single window of Mugil cephalus isolate CIBA_MC_2020 chromosome 1, CIBA_Mcephalus_1.1, whole genome shotgun sequence DNA harbors:
- the LOC125021641 gene encoding uncharacterized protein LOC125021641: MASLKLVFYLICLFLWDKGELSQETHQSSSVHQESGFRLVNVGENITLQCLNSGPPTRLYWYKQTLGHHPRLISSSYGSLKTFYGEFANKPRFTLKSGKSRNLLSISDLRISDSATYYCASTASSIVEFAEGVTVSVKGSGLNVNTSVHQSSSETVQLGDSVTLNCTVHTGTCDGEHRVYWFKVSEESHPGLIYTHGVRNDKCERKNNTKTRNCVYNLPMENLNLSHNGIYYCAVASCGHILFGNGTKLELKNEEVSLVLVYFLSGALAFTTILTLSLAALLYTQKRKGQQATESHERFSASYPTNSESFEAEENLHYGALRVKKANRLRSQRDDTEDKCIYSGVRK, translated from the exons ATGGCTTCTCTAAAATTAGTTTTCTACCTGATATGTTTGTTCTTGTGGGACAAGGGTGAGTTGT CTCAGGAGACACATCAGTCCTCATCTGTTCATCAAGAGAGTGGCTTCAGATTAGTAAATGTTGGTGAAAATATCACTTTGCAATGTTTAAATAGTGGACCACCAACACGTTTATACTGGTATAAGCAAACTTTGGGGCATCACCCAAGGCTCATTTCTTCATCCTATGGTAGTCTTAAGACATTTTATGGTGAATTTGCAAACAAGCCACGCTTCACACTGAAATCTGGAAAAAGTAGAAACCTCTTAAGTATTTCAGATTTGCGCATTTCAGACTCAGCTACTTATTATTGTGCAAGTACAGCTTCCTCCATTGTTGAATTTGCAGAAGGTGTTACAGTCAGTGTAAAAGGTTCAGGTTTGAATGTTAACACTTCAGTTCATCAGTCTTCATCTGAGACCGTCCAGCTAGgagactctgtgactctgaactgtacagtacacactgggACCTGTGATGGAGAACACAGAGTTTACTGGTTCAAAGTCTCTGAAGAATCTCATCCAGGACTCATTTACACTCACGGAGTCAGGAATGATAAGTGTGagaggaaaaataacacaaaaacacgcaACTGTGTCTACAACCTGCCAATGGAGAACCTGAATCTGTCTCATAATGGGatctactactgtgctgttgCCTCATGTGGACACATACTGTTTGGAAATGGAACCAAGCTGGAGTTGAAGA atgaggaggttTCTCTTGTCTTGGTGTATTTCTTGAGTGGTGCTTTGGCGTTCACCACTATCCTGACACTTTCACTGGCTGCCTTACTGTacacacagaagagaaaagGCCAGCAAGCTACAG agtctCATGAAAGATTTTCGGCTTCATACCCAACGAACTCAGAG AGTTTCGAAGCTGAAGAAAACCTCCATTACGGTGCTTTAAGAGTAAAGAAGGCCAATCGATTAAGAAGTCAAAGAGATGACACAGAGGATAAATGTATCTACTCTGGTGTtaggaaataa
- the LOC125021599 gene encoding uncharacterized protein LOC125021599 isoform X1, which translates to MGSLTFVFYLICLFLWDKAQETHQSSSVHQESGLRSVNVGENITLRCLNRGPPTWLYWYKQTVGHHPRLISSSYGSVKTFYGEFENNPRFTLKSENGKNLLSISDLRISDSATYYCASIASTTVEFAEGVTVSVKGSGLNINTVQSSSETVQLGDSVTLNCTVHTETYDGEHRVYWFKDSEESHPGLIYTHGDRNDQCEMKNNTKTCNCVYNLPTENLNLSHNGIYYCAVASCGHVLFGNGTKLKLKNEEVSLVLVYFLSGALAFTTILTLSLSALLYTHKTKGQQATESHETFSASYPMNSEQSFQAEENLHYAALRVKKANRSRSQRDDTETKCIYSGVRK; encoded by the exons ATGGGATCTCTAACATTTGTTTTCTACCTGATATGTTTGTTCTTGTGGGACAAGG CTCAGGAGACACATCAGTCCTCATCTGTTCATCAAGAGAGTGGCTTAAGATCAGTAAATGTTGGTGAAAATATCACTTTGCGATGTTTAAATAGAGGACCACCAACATGGTTATACTGGTATAAGCAAACTGTGGGGCATCACCCAAGGCTCATTTCTTCATCCTATGGTAGTGTTAAGACATTTTATGGTGAATTTGAAAACAACCCACGCTTCACACTGAAATCTGAAAATGGTAAAAACCTCTTAAGTATTTCAGATTTGCGTATTTCAGACTCAGCTACTTATTACTGTGCAAGTATAGCTTCCACCACTGTTGAATTCGCAGAAGGTGTTACAGTCAGTGTAAAAGGTTCAGGTTTGAATATTAACACAGTTCAGTCTTCATCTGAGACCGTCCAGCTAGgagactctgtgactctgaactgtacagtacacactgaGACCTATGATGGAGAACACAGAGTTTACTGGTTCAAAGACTCTGAAGAATCTCATCCAGGACTAATTTATACTCATGGAGACAGGAATGATCAGTGTGagatgaaaaataacacaaaaacatgcaactGTGTCTACAACCTGCCAACGGAGAACCTGAATCTGTCTCATAATGGGatctactactgtgctgttgCCTCATGTGGACACGTACTGTTTGGAAATGGGACCAAGCTCAAGTTGAAGA atgaggaggttTCTCTTGTCTTGGTGTATTTCTTGAGTGGTGCTTTGGCGTTCACCACTATCCTGACACTTTCACTGTCTGccttactgtacacacacaagacaaaagGCCAGCAAGCTACAG agtctCATGAAACATTTTCGGCTTCATACCCAATGAACTCAGAG cAGAGTTTCCAGGCTGAAGAAAACCtccattacgctgctttaagaGTAAAGAAGGCCAATCGATCAAGAAGTCAAAGagatgacacagagacaaaatgtaTCTACTCTGGTGTTAGGAAATAA
- the LOC125021599 gene encoding uncharacterized protein LOC125021599 isoform X2, producing MGSLTFVFYLICLFLWDKAQETHQSSSVHQESGLRSVNVGENITLRCLNRGPPTWLYWYKQTVGHHPRLISSSYGSVKTFYGEFENNPRFTLKSENGKNLLSISDLRISDSATYYCASIASTTVEFAEGVTVSVKGSGLNINTVQSSSETVQLGDSVTLNCTVHTETYDGEHRVYWFKDSEESHPGLIYTHGDRNDQCEMKNNTKTCNCVYNLPTENLNLSHNGIYYCAVASCGHVLFGNGTKLKLKNEEVSLVLVYFLSGALAFTTILTLSLSALLYTHKTKGQQATESHETFSASYPMNSESFQAEENLHYAALRVKKANRSRSQRDDTETKCIYSGVRK from the exons ATGGGATCTCTAACATTTGTTTTCTACCTGATATGTTTGTTCTTGTGGGACAAGG CTCAGGAGACACATCAGTCCTCATCTGTTCATCAAGAGAGTGGCTTAAGATCAGTAAATGTTGGTGAAAATATCACTTTGCGATGTTTAAATAGAGGACCACCAACATGGTTATACTGGTATAAGCAAACTGTGGGGCATCACCCAAGGCTCATTTCTTCATCCTATGGTAGTGTTAAGACATTTTATGGTGAATTTGAAAACAACCCACGCTTCACACTGAAATCTGAAAATGGTAAAAACCTCTTAAGTATTTCAGATTTGCGTATTTCAGACTCAGCTACTTATTACTGTGCAAGTATAGCTTCCACCACTGTTGAATTCGCAGAAGGTGTTACAGTCAGTGTAAAAGGTTCAGGTTTGAATATTAACACAGTTCAGTCTTCATCTGAGACCGTCCAGCTAGgagactctgtgactctgaactgtacagtacacactgaGACCTATGATGGAGAACACAGAGTTTACTGGTTCAAAGACTCTGAAGAATCTCATCCAGGACTAATTTATACTCATGGAGACAGGAATGATCAGTGTGagatgaaaaataacacaaaaacatgcaactGTGTCTACAACCTGCCAACGGAGAACCTGAATCTGTCTCATAATGGGatctactactgtgctgttgCCTCATGTGGACACGTACTGTTTGGAAATGGGACCAAGCTCAAGTTGAAGA atgaggaggttTCTCTTGTCTTGGTGTATTTCTTGAGTGGTGCTTTGGCGTTCACCACTATCCTGACACTTTCACTGTCTGccttactgtacacacacaagacaaaagGCCAGCAAGCTACAG agtctCATGAAACATTTTCGGCTTCATACCCAATGAACTCAGAG AGTTTCCAGGCTGAAGAAAACCtccattacgctgctttaagaGTAAAGAAGGCCAATCGATCAAGAAGTCAAAGagatgacacagagacaaaatgtaTCTACTCTGGTGTTAGGAAATAA